The following are encoded in a window of Phaeodactylum tricornutum CCAP 1055/1 chromosome 29, whole genome shotgun sequence genomic DNA:
- the SQD2 gene encoding glycosyl transferase, group 1 (Catalysis of the reaction: UDP-sulfoquinovose + 1,2-diacylglycerol = sulfoquinovosyldiacylglycerol + UDP.) produces the protein MIVVKSALLIVCLVATACIGFVSCFQPYTSAIPPPCTSSVSSSSVRLEAAARSSDAPPLRRNPPRKICLMVEPTPFTHVSGYANRFKEMLKFMAKAGDEVDILTVDTKTPAHELPTACSGFSIKHTQGFTFPLYNQISLTFDLPEMKGAQMLEKFKPDLIHVTSPGFMLFASIFYARVLCIPLVMSYHTHLPSYGKNYLSFVPGIENFCWELLRWAHARADLTLVTSPQMQEELTRNGIPRVDVWRKGIDTDRFDPKFRSTSMREKMTRGNADDFLMVYVGRLGAEKRLKDIKPMLERMPNARLCIVGKGPQEEELHDYFKGTNTVFTGQLDGDELSSAFASADVFVMPSDSETLGFVVLESMASGVPVVGAAAGGIPDIIDDGKTGFLVPPGDIAGFVSRLESLRNAKFRTQMAKAARKETERWGWEAATSYLRNVQYEKALINFHSRAFGGFGRPRSGTMWRLLGWRMRRVIHKVAKPKAVFSSIWRKLSFGRQENSNSGKPAAA, from the coding sequence ATGATCGTTGTAAAATCGGCGCTCCTGATTGTCTGTTTGGTGGCTACAGCATGCATTGGGTTCGTCTCATGCTTTCAGCCATACACATCCGCAATCCCTCCGCCTTGTACTTCCTCTGTCAGCTCATCTTCGGTCCGGCTAGAAGCCGCCGCGAGGTCATCGGATGCGCCACCGCTACGACGCAACCCTCCCCGTAAGATTTGTCTCATGGTGGAACCTACTCCGTTCACTCATGTTTCTGGATACGCGAATCGTTTCAAAGAAATGCTCAAATTCATGGCCAAAGCCGGCGACGAAGTTGACATTCTGACCGTCGACACCAAGACTCCCGCACACGAACTGCCCACCGCATGCAGTGGATTCTCCATCAAGCACACACAGGGCTTTACCTTTCCCCTTTACAATCAGATTTCCCTCACCTTTGATTTGCCAGAAATGAAAGGCGCCCAAATGCTGGAAAAATTCAAACCCGACCTCATTCACGTCACATCTCCCGGCTTCATGCTGTTCGCGTCTATTTTCTATGCGCGTGTCTTATGTATTCCTCTAGTTATGAGCTATCACACACACTTGCCGAGTTACGGCAAAAATTATCTTTCCTTCGTACCTGGTATTGAGAACTTTTGTTGGGAATTACTGCGCTGGGCACACGCCCGAGCGGATTTGACCCTGGTCACAAGTCCGCAAATGCAGGAAGAACTGACTCGCAACGGGATTCCTCGAGTGGACGTCTGGCGGAAAGGCATCGATACGGATCGATTTGATCCCAAATTTCGGTCCACTTCCATGCGGGAGAAAATGACTAGGGGCAATGCTGACGACTTTTTGATGGTCTATGTGGGACGGCTAGGAGCCGAAAAGCGTCTGAAAGACATCAAGCCCATGCTGGAACGAATGCCCAACGCGAGATTATGCATAGTTGGTAAGGGACCACAAGAAGAGGAACTTCATGACTATTTCAAGGGTACCAACACGGTGTTTACTGGTCAATTGGATGGCGATGAGCTATCGTCCGCCTTTGCGTCGGCTGATGTGTTTGTCATGCCTAGTGATTCCGAAACCTTGGGTTTTGTCGTTTTGGAGAGTATGGCGTCCGGTGTTCCCGTAGTTGGGGCCGCCGCAGGCGGCATTCCCGATATTATTGATGACGGTAAGACGGGATTTTTAGTTCCACCCGGAGATATTGCTGGCTTCGTATCGCGCCTCGAGAGTCTAAGGAATGCGAAATTCCGCACTCAAATGGCCAAGGCAGCCCGGAAAGAAACTGAACGGTGGGGGTGGGAGGCCGCTACCTCGTACTTGCGAAACGTTCAATACGAAAAGGCTCTTATCAACTTTCATTCCCGAGCGTTTGGGGGATTCGGGCGTCCACGATCCGGTACTATGTGGAGATTGCTTGGCTGGCGGATGCGCCGGGTGATACACAAGGTTGCCAAGCCTAAGGCCGTCTTTTCGTCCATTTGGAGAAAGCTATCGTTCGGACGCCAAGAAAATAGCAACAGTGGCAAGCCAGCGGCGGCATGA
- a CDS encoding predicted protein, with the protein MALFPKVTVTIVTFVIALAWGFNDAVAQTVACPQAEGLTGYTTIASINNDMRAELARISDGEKLPEDSYTYTLCPQTIFDVSNEPLQPILSDVSFACGSNGEANDSCVLFGGSQQVLIVDSLLNSYPLERITFSGLTFSGFNQNSESRGTAIAAFASKPTSAIFRDALFRDFMSDFVILQSTGEPGSEPMMIEINDSIVNGGTTGVFFDNDGGFLNIRNIQVEGLNAASFIATANGGVSRLRESSISKGSLDSITYTTNSAEQQVADVNIFSMSRLADAFYAEQEGSGLVVRNVSLFSNDLSPMEWTAISAQSGAIVEVVGSTISGNSGLLFALQAGIGSAVSITDSSINQNTAASSTSASIFVIGGSAIVERSEFTQNFGFSGEILAFLGGSVELSQSCIQDSRSDFVAFADSQSTVSGENAMNFVGSYESSFCTSSGPRLFREDVGAGCFVGGLCTGTCRNIADASECMARAATPTSSPTNFPNSVLPTVTSTGQPDTSIPSFTPGSFVPNTQIPIPTVDLTFSPTTDDTLLPTRNSVPESTNLPTLEVQRPTLASITTSVPITPPSEPTVIPTSAPPGTTVTPTMLPTNVHGQNGTPSPTQRCRPAGSGTMANSIGKGKGDKSFKSSRDSSKNIRTPEFGIEQWVDNKLLDGRHTWFSTQSKEEPLFNESLPICPPEESARPTVGAVSTKSGKGKRGASEKSSKKGSMSAKSGKAKSSSTKSKKSSDRSSFSSKKKKGGVRREI; encoded by the exons ATGGCGCTTTTCCCAAAGGTTACTGTTACCATAGTAACATTTGTAATTGCGCTAGCCTGGGGTTTCAATGACGCCGTGGCTCAGACTGTAGCATGCCCTCAAGCAGAGGGTTTGACCGGCTACACAACAATTGCATCGATCAACAATGACATGAGGGCCGAGTTAGCACGAATCAGTGACGGCGAAAAACTTCCTGAAGACAGTTACACCTATACGCTTTGTCCGCAGACAATATTTGATGTCTCAAATGAGCCTTTGCAGCCGATTTTAAGTGATGTTTCTTTCGCGTGTGGCTCAAACGGGGAGGCGAATGACAGTTGCGTTCTTTTCGGAGGTAGCCAGCAAGTCCTCATTGTAGACTCACTTTTGAATTCATATCCTCTAGAACGAATTACTTTCTCTGGGTTGACATTCTCTGGTTTCAACCAGAATTCTGAAAGTAGGGGTACTGCGATTGCTGCTTTTGCTTCGAAGCCCACTTCTGCGATTTTCCGTGACGCTTTGTTTCGT GACTTTATGAGCGATTTCGTCATACTTCAAAGTACAGGGGAGCCGGGGTCGGAGCCAATGATGATCGAAATCAATGACAGTATCGTCAATGGCGGCACAACAGGAGTCTTCTTTGACAACGACGGCGGCTTTCTAAATATCAGAAATATTCAGGTTGAAGGATTAAATGCTGCCTCTTTCATTGCCACGGCCAATGGAGGCGTTTCGCGGCTTAGGGAGTCCTcaatttccaaaggatcTTTGGATTCGATAACATACACAACTAACTCGGCGGAGCAGCAAGTTGCAGATGTGAACATTTTTTCAATGAGCCGCCTTGCAGACGCATTTTATGCGGAACAAGAAGGAAGCGGTTTAGTTGTGAGAAATGTCAGCTTATTTTCCAACGATCTCAGTCCTATGGAGTGGACTGCAATATCAGCACAATCCGGAGCAATCGTGGAAGTAGTAGGTTCAACAATCTCAGGGAATTCAGGTCTATTGTTTGCTTTACAAGCTGGTATTGGCTCCGCTGTCTCTATAACTGATTCGTCCATAAACCAAAACACGGCAGCG AGCTCGACAAGCGCTTCCATCTTCGTAATTGGTGGCTCGGCAATTGTCGAACGATCTGAGTTCACCCAAAACTTTGGTTTTTCG GGAGAAATTTTAGCTTTTCTGGGTGGCTCTGTTGAATTGAGTCAATCATGTATCCAAGACAGTAGGTCGGATTTTGTAGCGTTCGCAGATAGCCAATCTACCGTTTCAGGTGAAAACGCGATGAACTTTGTTGGTAGCTACGAATCCTCGTTTTGTACATCTAGCGGGCCCCGACTCTTTCGCGAAGATGTCGGGGCTGGCTGCTTCGTCGGCGGCCTATGCACGGGAACTTGTCGGAATATTGCCGATGCTTCTGAATGTATGGCCCGCGCAGCAACCCCAACCTCAAGTCCGACTAACTTCCCCAATTCGGTGTTACCGACAGTCACCTCAACAGGTCAACCCGATACGAGTATTCCCTCGTTTACACCGGGATCCTTTGTGCCAAATACCCAAATACCAATTCCAACTGTTGACCTTACTTTTTCGCCAACTACAGATGATACTCTGCTTCCGACAAGGAATAGTGTTCCTGAAAGCACAAACCTGCCAACACTAGAAGTCCAACGTCCGACTTTGGCTTCAATTACAACATCAGTACCGATTACTCCGCCGAGCGAACCAACAGTAATTCCGACCTCTGCTCCACCGGGTACAACCGTCACGCCAACAATGCTGCCCACAAATGTGCATGGCCAGAACGGAACTCCGTCTCCAACACAGAGATGCCGACCAGCAGGAAGCGGGACTATGGCCAATTCTATCGGAAAGGGCAAGGGGGACAAAAGCTTCAAATCGTCCCGAGATTCTTCAAAGAATATCCGAACACCAGAGTTCGGGATTGAACAGTGGGTGGACAACAAATTATTGGACGGACGTCACACATGGTTCAGTACCCAATCGAAGGAAGAACCTTTGTTCAACGAAAGCTTGCCCATTTGCCCTCCGGAAGAGTCTGCAAGGCCAACCGTTGGTGCCGTATCCACAAAGTCCGGTAAAGGAAAAAGAGGTGCTTCAGAGAAATCTTCGAAGAAGGGTAGTATGAGCGCTAAATCTGGAAAGGCAAAAAGCAGCAGTACCAAGAGTAAAAAAAGCAGCGACAGGAGTAgcttcagcagcaagaagaaaaagggtGGTGTACGTCGTGAAATTTGA
- a CDS encoding predicted protein, which yields WVIADFGSGVLHWATDNYGNGKTPVMGGIIAAFQGHHSAPWTIAQRGFCNNVYKLCIPFGIVPMLAINAIAPPDVVFFMATFCVFEIMSQEFHKWSHQLKSETPGWVNWLQDSGLTIARKPHALHHLAPFEGNYCIISGICNPVLDQSGFFRRLERVVYSLNGIESNAW from the coding sequence TGGGTGATTGCTGATTTTGGCTCGGGGGTCTTGCACTGGGCGACGGACAACTACGGCAACGGTAAAACACCCGTTATGGGAGGAATCATTGCAGCTTTTCAAGGGCACCACTCAGCACCTTGGACTATTGCACAGCGTGGATTTTGCAACAATGTATACAAGCTTTGCATTCCGTTCGGAATTGTACCCATGTTGGCTATTAACGCTATTGCCCCTCCGGATGTTGTCTTCTTTATGGCAACATTTTGTGTCTTTGAAATCATGTCGCAAGAATTTCACAAATGGTCTCATCAGCTTAAAAGCGAAACACCCGGTTGGGTGAATTGGCTACAGGATTCTGGGTTGACGATTGCTCGCAAGCCTCACGCATTGCATCACTTGGCACCCTTTGAAGGAAATTATTGCATCATTTCTGGAATTTGCAACCCAGTCTTGGATCAATCCGGGTTTTTTCGCCGACTTGAACGTGTCGTTTACAGTCTCAACGGTATCGAATCGAATGCTTGG